In Anabrus simplex isolate iqAnaSimp1 chromosome 12, ASM4041472v1, whole genome shotgun sequence, a genomic segment contains:
- the LOC136884276 gene encoding vacuolar protein-sorting-associated protein 36-like, protein MRSITIFFLLSAVCAVAMGQFGLHLNPFRPQQTVADFLQVPSFMDPLGLFNQQGSKQQQQPQQQQQQQQHQQQQSQQQQQQPQQQQQQQQHQQQQSQQQQQQPQQQQQEQPSSNTQSPAPAVSSTPAQ, encoded by the coding sequence ATCTTTTTCCTGCTGTCAGCTGTGTGCGCCGTAGCTATGGGACAGTTTGGCCTGCACTTGAATCCATTCCGTCCTCAACAAACTGTTGCCGATTTCCTTCAAGTTCCAAGTTTCATGGACCCGCTTGGACTTTTCAACCAGCAAGGTAGCAAGCAGCAACAACAaccacagcagcagcagcagcaacagcaacatCAGCAACAACAAtcccagcaacaacaacaacaaccacagcagcagcagcagcaacagcaacatCAGCAACAACAatcacagcaacaacaacaacaaccacagcagcagcagcaagagcAGCCATCTAGCAACACTCAGTCACCAGCACCCGCTGTCAGCAGCACTCCTGCACAGTAG